The sequence GTCTGGGTGTGAGGAGGAGGCCCCCTGGGCTGCCTGGGGACGGGTGGGGACAGGATGTCTGAGAGGGAGCCGGGCAGACACGTTGGGGATGCCCAGCAGAGGAGGTGTtgtcttctcccattttacagatggggaaggagaaacTAGATCCGGAGCCGGGGCCCGTGAGCACGGAAGGGACGGCCGCgcagaggggaggggtgcggTCACCTGTGGGAAGGGTGACAGGCCTTGGGTTCTGCTCTGCGGCCTCTGATTTGGAGGATGAGGGCTGAGGTCACTGATGTGTGAGAGGGTCCTGGGGGGGCCTGCTGGGGCAGAGGTAGGGGTCGGCATGGGCGTGCACTGGTACCCGTCTGTCCCCGGAGTTGCCAGAAATCCCCTCCGGAGCAAGGGGGTGGGTGCAGGGCAGGAGGGCCCCCTCCCCAAGGCTGGGGTCCCAGGTGACCGTGGGTGGGcacgggggtggggcagaagctGTCTGGAGGGTCTCCCCATGGGCTGGGCCTCCTCCAAGGATGAAGGCTTTGAGTCCAGCAAGGACGCTGGTGATCTGGGTGGTTGGGAGATGGGGAGCCGTGGGGGACCCCAGCGGATGTCAGAGGGCCTCAGGCAGCCAGAGAAGCGAGGAAGCGAGTGCACTCTGGAGGCCGGTTTGGACAGTGGACACCGAAACTCCTGTGTCCCCCACAAGggcctacctcccctccagtgaTGGTTGTCCAGCCCTCGGGGCTGAGGGCTCATGGAagccttcttggaggaggtgacatggagggtggggtggaggcgGCCGCGGGACAGCCCAGAGATGTTTCGAGGCCGGGGGCTGAGGTGGGTGTGGcgtctgtgaggctggggtgaGCCTCCGGAGCCCCCCCAGCCCGGCCGGCCGGTGATGAGATGCTCTCGTGTCCGATTTTATAGTGGGCGAGACTGAGGCCCGGCGGCCCGGCTGGAGGAGTCAGGGAAACGGAAACAGgacagtggggggcagggaggccccaTGAGGGGCAAAGGCAGGTCAGGGCCCAGACAGAGCTGGTGCTCAGGGACCAAGGAAAGGACAGTTTGCAGGGGTGAGGCAGGCCGGGGAGAGGGCTGGGCCGCGGTGGGCGGACGCTCACTCACAGAGGGACTCTGGCTCCAGGGCCCCCCTCGGGCTTCCCCTGGGCCAGCAGGGGTGGAGGTGAAGAGGGTTGGGAAACCCCTCCAAGTCCGGTCATATCCGGAAAGCTCCTGCACCACGCCCATCCCAGGCCCCCGGCTCCCAGGTGGCACGGcccccctgccctgtctcctgGCCCGCCCCCACTCACCCCCTCACCTCCGCCTCGTCCAGGGAGAGGTGCGGTGCCCCCGCAGCCCGGCGCTGTGGTCCTGGCCCCAGTGCTCGCCCGACATGGCCACATCCCTCGTGACCTGTTTTCACGTTTGCTCAAGAACTTCATAGTTTCGCTGGGCAAAGAGCAGTCCCACGTCGGAGAAGCTCCTTCGAACTTACGGAAGAGTTTCAGGAAGAAGAGGGCGACGAGGGGCACCCGGGGGCTCTGCGGGCGgcgcagctgccttcggctcaggtcccggggtggagccccgcatcgggttccctgccccgcggggagcctgcctcgccctctcccacgccccctgcttgtgctccctctctcgccgtcaaacaggtaaataaaatattgtaagaaGGAGAACACAGAGGAGACTCGCACATCCCCGACCCTCCGCCCCGGCTCCTCAGGGCCCTGGGCGCCGTGCGACCTGCTTCCTGGAGACGGGGCGTGGGTGTCCTGCCTGCCCAAGGCGCAGACCTGGACGCAGTCCGTTCTGCACGAAACCCCACTTCTGTTGCCCCTGCCACACAGCGTCCTTGTCACCCGCTGCCTCTCTTCCGTcactgccccgccccccccgcccgcTGGCCCAGCGCTCAGCCTCTCCTCCACGAGGCTCTCCATGCAGGTGTCGTCGGGGACCAAGGCCTGGGCGCTGGGGTGCTCTGCGCCTCTTGGCCTTGTGGCCTGGAGACAGGGAAATGGCTGTGGGCGCGAACCTGCCCCCCCCGGGGCACCCCTCCTCCGACACCTGCGCACACGCCCAGCTCACCCACGCGCGCCCTCCTGTCCTTGACCTCCAGCACGTGGATTCCAGACTGCACCCTCCCCCGCCACACCCCCGCTGAGGTGCCCCCGGGGCTGTGTGTCCACCCTGACCTCCAGCATCACCCACTGCGCAGGCCCATCCCCTGCACCGAGGCTGCCCTCCTCCGCCCTTCGGGGGTCCTCCCTGGGCAGCGCGTGGCTGGGGACTCCGGGAGCGGCGTCCTCCTCCGCCCCCGCCTGCCCATTGTCTGGGCATCACTCACTTCCGAGGACGCCCAGACCCCCATCTCCAGCCTGGGCCCCCGCACCCAGCAAGCCTACAACCCAGAGCCAGCCCCGACCTGCTCTGACCCCCTTCTCTGGAGGCCCCCAGCCTGGTCCTCCTCAGCATGGCCTGGGCATCCCGTCTGCCTGTCCACCAAGTCCTCTCATACACCTCCCCTCTGCCACGGCCCTCCCTCCCGGGGGGCGGCCATGTTTCCTCTCCACTGCAGCCCCGCAAAGATGGTTCCAGAATGCAGAGCCCTCCCCACCCAcgtgctgggggctgggccacAGGCTTGGCAGAAATCCCAAAAGGCCGTGGGTCTGCAGGCCCTTTTGCCTGGGGTGCACCAGGACGGCCGGGCGGGCGGGGGAGAGGTGTGGGGCGCCGGCACCAGGGGCTGGTGCGGAGCTGGACTCGGTGTTTGCTCCAGGGTCTGGTCTGGTTTTCCGCGTCCTCTGTTCCCTCATCCACTCACTCATGGGGTCATTAGAGAGTGTGATAAGCACCCACAAATCCGCTTCCCCGTCTGAGAATTGCAACATCCCCCAAACCTACATGCTTCCCCTCCGGGCGCTCCTGCTCAGGTCCCCCGGGGGGAATCACTACCCAGAATTTTGTGTTTGACATTTCCTTgacttaaacaaaaaacaaaaactcatttcCCCACACAGTGAGTCTTCTCAAACCCAGTGAGCGGAGTCTTGTGGGAGCCAGGTCCCCAgcgccctgcctccctctcctggtGGACACCGGCCCTGGACAGCTGCCCAGGTCACTCTGTTAGGTCCGTGGTAGGGCACTGCCTCTCTCGCCCTATCCAGCCAAAACCTGCTCCGTGAACCAGGCCGGAACACCCCTGGGTCCTCTCCACCCTGCCGACAGGCGCAGGGGCCCAAGGGTTGACTAGGCAGGGCCCCAGGctgcaggctctccgaggagggGCCGTCAGGTCGCCCCTGGAAGGACGGACCCAGACCGTGGGGCTGCAGCAGGGCCCCGGAGCTGAACTCAGGCGAGGCCGCGGGGCAGGCCAACGTGGTCCCTTGAGGTAGCCCGAGGCCAAGGGCACAACCCTTCCCGTGTCTGGCCGCTGGCACGTCCAGAGGGCAAGGGCATGGCGGCAGCCTGTCCTTCCTGGGCACCCTTCCGATGACCTGAGTGGAGGGACCTTGGGGGGGGTCATCTGTCATTCCCTGCAGAGGACGTGGGACAGTGTGACCTTGTTGGGATGGTCCTCCTCGGGGCCTGTCTGGGGCATCATTCCTGGACGTGTGAGGAGGCCTGTGgccttggggaggggcagaaggcaagaCGAGCCCTCCCCGGGGCCTGCTGTGGGGCTGGGTTGGCCTGACATCAGTTCCCAGGCGTGAGCGTGGACTGCAGCTTGGGTGTGTCCCTACTCCGTGGGCAGAAGTCACCCTGGGAGCTTCTGACCCAGGGCTGCGCCCATGCGTCCCTCAAGAGAAGAACGGGAGCTGCCCACCTTGCACGGGGAGGGCCCGCCTGTGTGGCCCCCGGCCTGGAATCATGCCGAATGGACAGGATCTCTGGGCCCGGCAGGTTCCCCCAGAGGACCACGCAGGGGACAGATGCTCTCCTCTCCAGAATCCTGGCTCACACAGGACTCAGGCCACAGGGTGGGGCGTGTCCAGGGCAAGCCTCGGGGAACCCCAGGGGCTGACGGGTCACCACTGACCACAACGCACAGCTCTTGGGTGCAGGCTGGGTGGCTGCCAGCGCCTGGCCACCAGCACCACACCGAACACCCGGCAGCCCTTCGGgagccccccgccgcccccgccccgggcttCCCCCAGCGCGCGGGGGTTCGCCGGGCGCCCGGCGGCAGTGTGCGGGCAACGAGGCCGCGCAGGAGCAGACCAGAGCAGTCACGGGGATTGGAATCCTTTATTGAGCCCTGAGACGGGCTGTGTCCTCCTCGTCCCTCCGCCGGCAGCGCCAGGCCGGgcgcgggggcggcgggcggccTAGGCCTCGGTCTCGAACATCTTCTTGCGGCCCTCCATGCCCGACTTCTCCTCGATGTTTTTCCGCCAGTCGCCCACGTCGCGCAGGTCCCGCTCCTGGGGACGGGGCGGCGGGCGCTGAGCCGGCGGCACAGCCCGCAGCCCCGTCCGTCTCCCCCGGGGGGCGGGCGCAGGGCAGCCCTGCGGGGCGCAGGGCCTGCGCGTACCTTCTCCGTGTCCTCCTTCTTGACCTGCTTCAGGTTGGCCCGCAGGTCCATGCACACCTTGTGCTTGGAGCCCAGCAGCGCCTTGAGCATGGCGTCGGCCGACATGCGCACCCTCCTCAGCGGAGGCCTCTTGAACTTGCCTCTCAGGTCGAACAGCTTCTGGTTCATGTCCTCCAGCTGCGAGGCGCGGGGACGGCAGGTGGGAGCCAGCGGCGGCCAGGGCCCCCTACCCCCGCGGGCTGGAGCGCCCCTCGCCccggccggccccgcccctcgccccggccggccccgcccctcgcccgcccccggccccgcccctcgcccgccccggccccgcccctcgccccgCTCACCTCCTTGGTGCTCTTCTGGACCCTCACTTCCATGTCATACTTCTCCTCCTCCGCAGCGTCGATCTTGGCGTGCAGCTGTTTGCAgagctcctgggggagggggcggccggtgggaggggggcagtggtTCACCTCCACCTGCCCTAACCACCTTCTGCACCGGCGGGGAAACCGAGGCAGCAGGCCGGAGTGCTGCTGGGGTGGGGTACCTGCACTTCGGACATGGAGCTGGGGAGGTGCAGGGGGGGGCAGTGCTCGGACAGGTagttctgcttctctgactcccggcgaccctcctccttctccagctccgTGGCCGCAATCTGGAGCATGACACtctgcggggggcaggggggcagggggcagaccAGTGAGGGACGGTGGGGGCCCAGCCCCGCACacaccccaggacccaggatggCCCTCTCGGGGGACAGCACCTACCTTCAGGTGCTGTCTCCGGGCCGTGATGGCCCTGTTGCGTTTCtgaagggtgggagggaggaagcagagtcaGGGCCCGTCTGGGTCCCCAGCACCCCCACATCCCTCCGCACTTgtctcccggggggggggggccggtgGGACCCGTCTAGGAGGCAGCTGGACCTGGGGCTCCTGAGGCCTGCTTGGGGGCCCCGGGCCCAGAACACCTGTGCCCACGTGGCAGGTGAGGTCCGAAggctcagggtggggggtggagaaggtTGATGCCTCCGGAGCAGCGGGAGACGCAAGGGAACCCAGCAAGGGAACCCAGCAgggcccggggggcgggggtgcagtGGAAAAGGAGAAGGGATTCTGGAAACCAGCCACGGCCTCACTTCCCCTCCCCTGCGAGGCGCTGAGAccacttcctctgtctctgcGAGGCTAGGTGGCTGGGTGGGGCGCGTTCAGGGGGCGGGCTGGTCAGCTTCCCTTAAGCTTCGACCTCTGACCTGCCCCAGGTAGGGGGTCCCATCCGCTCTGTGTTTCATGCCCTCCCCCGGCACCCCAAGCAGGTACTCACCTCCTCACTGTCccagggagggggcgggagcgtggggggaagagaagagagaagttaGGGACATGGATGGGGCCGTGGGATGGGGTCGCTGCTAGTGAAGGTGgccagagggggctgggggagctaCAGAGACCCcccaggtgggggagggcagcaggggcCCTGGGTTTGGGGCTGACTTACTCCCCCATCCTGATGTCCTGTGCTTAGAGCCTGTGGGAGAGAAAAGGTCTGGGCATGAGGGCCACGGTCCCCATCCCTCCGCGGACACCCGCTGCCCACGTGGGGGGGCCAGGCCTCACACCAACCCTGCCCCGTGTCGCCCTGCCCAGCTCTGGCCTCCTTGGAGGCGCTGTCTTGGGATTCCCAGGGTGAGAAGAGGAGAAAGTGTTCCCAAAATGTCCTGGGCGGGGCCCGGGCTGCTGCAGCTGTCcctgggctggtggggggggggggggacgggccCTCGCAGGTGGCCACCAGAGCCACCCAGCTATTTTTAGTTCTGTTCCTTCGGCTCTGGGCCCAAGTGCATGCAAGAAACTGCTCCCGCCTGGGGCTGGGGTCCCTCGGCCCGTCAGATCCCCTCCTCATGTCCCGCCCAGAAGTGAGGCCCTGTGATCCAGGGGCTGTCTGTGACccctgcaccccccgccccctccggATGCATCTCTGCCTGGCTCCCAACTCCCTGGAGCTCCCCCAGAGAGGCTGCTGGAGACCCCAACCCCCAGGACCCCCACCCTGGGATGTTATCCTGCAAGCCAGCTCAAGAAGCGCGTGTCCTCGGCCTAAGCTGGCCGGGCTGGCCTCACCTAGCGTCTGGGCAGCAGCACTGGGAGCGAGGTCAGGCCAGCAGCGGCAAGCTGGGCTGGTGGGCCCAGGGGGAGGGGTATAAATGGCCTCCCCCAGGCTGGGCCCCTGCTCAGAAAGGGCATGGAGCCCTCCTCAGACCAATGGGGGCACAGGggcctccccacctgcccaggcCGCCTGGCCCGGCCCAGCCGCGTGCTGTCGTCCAGTCCAAGAagtcttggtgggggggggggggtggcgaggTTGGGTTGCTCTATTTAGAGCTCGGTGACAAGTTCGAGAAGCCTCCCTTGTTCCTACAAGGAACTGCTGGTCAGCTGTCTGCGGCCTGGCTGGGCCACCACAGGTCACAGGCTCAGGGTCAGCTGAGGGATCACTCAGGCCCTAAGCCAGGGCGcgcgcctcagtttcccctccgcTTCCCCTGGGGGGCAGGCTTCCTGGGCCCGGAGCAGCTGCCCTGCGGCTCCCACGGGCCAGGGGTCCCCGGCATGAGCTGGCCGCgtctcttccttcctccaagCTGGCTCCAGCTTGGGGGCAAGGCCTGGACCCCCAAATGTGGCCCACGGCCACGGCCAGGGCCTTCTGGGTGGGGGCCGCCCTCCCCCAGCTGCGATCCTGTCCCCCCAGCCAGGAACAGGAGTGGGGGCGGGTGCTGGCCGTGCAGCCGCCGGAACGCCCGGCCCTGGGGGGGTTCCTGGCTCCCTCGGAACCTGTCCTTCAACCCCAGGATGGCGGCACCACCCGCCTGGGAACCTCTCCCTGACCCGCGGGGCCTGGGGCCCGCCTGGCTGCCTGGGCAGGCCCGGACTGCTGCCCTTCTCACCCCGGCCGGGCCTGCGCCCCTCACCCGGgccccccacccagcagagacATCCGGAGGACCATGACTTGGAATCCTCTGAGCTGGGGGCGCGTGGCCCCAGCCCCGCCGGCCTCACGGGCCGTGGGGAGGGTCAGGGGGAGCTAAAGCCGTCCAGATGTGTGGGGATTAGAGCTGCATTCCTGGCCAGGGCTGAGCCCCCGAGGCCTGCGGCTTCTGAAGACATCTACCGCCCCCTGCCGTCTGGATGGGGAGGCCCGTGGCAGCCGCCGTCGGAAAGTGGGGGGCCCTGCAGGCGGCTAAAGCGGCCCCTTGGGTTGGGGTCCTTTCCCTCGGCCGTGACCACCCCCAACTGCCTCCTGATTCCCCTTGTGTCCCCATGGGGCCAGCTGCAGCCTCCCTCCCAGACCCTGCGGCCCCACTGCCAGGGAGGGCTGCCTTCCTCTTTGCACCATCCCTGCCGGCCCCAGAGGGGACCCCTTCACCCCACCGAGGGGTCAGGCACGGGTCAGAGGCCTcagggccccaggaccctggaaggaGTCCTCTCCGGCAGCAGTGCTGGAGGAGCCCCTGGCCCCACAGTGTCTGTGGGCTCAGAAAGGACACTCGGCCACGGCAAGAACAAGGATTTATTACGGTGTCCCCCGGGGAAGCCAGGACAGCACCCCCACCTCAGTCCCGGGAGCCAGGCAAGGTCAGATGCAGGCGGGGCTTCAGGCCCAGAGCACGGTCCACCTCCCTGGCCGGACGCAGGGGGTGCCACTGGGCGACGGGCCGCCGGGCGTGGGCCAGCATGTCTGCCCAGTGCCGCAGGGGCTGACCAGAGGCCCGGGCACCAAGCAGTACCTTGCCCACCGGCTCAGCCCGAAACTGTGGGCCCCGGGCCCAGACAGCCAGCACCAGGTCCACGCTCTGGGCGGAGGCCCGCCGAGGTGCATGGGGGAAGAGAAAGTCAGCGGTCGGTTTGGCCccaaggccccccccccccacccttcctccaggcagcccaCCTGGATCTGGCTGAAGGGCACAAGGAATGTGAAGGCCTCGTTGAAGTAGGGGGAGGCGGTGCCCTTGCGAGCCGCCGTCTTTCTCTTCCGCCACTTTCGCTGGTTCAGCATGAGCTGGACCTTCACATATGGGTCTGGGCAGGAAAGGGATCCGAGGTGTCCCAGGTCTGAGGGCCGAGCCCAGGGCACCCTCTCTGCGCAGAAGGGCACGCACGGCTCTCACCTGCCAGGCCCGGGCTCAGACCTCGCGCCTCCAGCACAACTACGGTCATCCGGCCCGAGCTGGGGACGTAGCGGAGCGAGAGACACAGCTCTCCCGACGGCTCGGGCTACGGGCGGTGAGAGAGGACCTCAGTCTCGCCGAGGCAGCCAGGGCAGGGACAGGCTGGAGCCCCGCAGCGCGTGGCCTCACCTCCGCGGCGCCTGGCGGGCCCAGCTGGTACCACTGCTCCAGGACGTGCTGCAGGTCGACGGCGCCCAGCGGCAGGCTGAGCTCCCCCAGCGGCTCGGGGGCAGAGAAGCGCTTGGAGCCCAGCACCTGCACCCGCAGCGTGGCCCCAGCCAGCTCTTCCTGCGGTATCTGTGGACACGGGTGTGAGCCGGGCACCCCTCCCCCGGCCCGCGCCCCCCCTCGCCCCCCCAGCCCCGACGCACGTGGAAGCAGCAGGTCTCCTGAAACGCGGGGCAGAGTGTGCCGCGGTGCACCCTCGTCTCGTGGCTGTGCCCTGCCTGGGTGGAGAGGCTGACGCGGGCGTAGGGGTCCGCCGTGCCACCCGGCCCACAGGCCCTCAGGTCCGCGGCCTGCTTGAGGCCCACCTTGATCTGGGAGTCGAGGGGACTCAGCCTGGGCCCCTCCCTGGTCAGCCCCGCACCCAGCACCAGCCTGACACCCAAGCCCTCCCTGAACCCGCAGACCCTCGGGGCCTGCCCGGGGCCGCACACCTCCTGCCTTGAGAAGTCATACtccagggagagctgcaggcgcCCCCAGTGCTGGGCGTCCTCCATGGCAGTCTCTGAGGTATCCACATCCGGTTGCACCTGGAGAAAGTAGGGACAGGCGACAGTGCTGCTGGGACGCCCAGGCCAGGCCACGCAAGGACTCATATCCTCAGCACAGTTCTGTGAGATGGGGCTTAGTGGACGGGTCTCCTCCAGAGCCACCTCGAGCACCACTGCCTTTCCCCAGACCTTCCCGTGGCTCCCTGTGGCCCGGGACCAATCTCTGGGGCTGGCGTTCAGGGCCTCCAGGCCTTAGTCCCACCTGCCTCCCTAATACCGTGGCTCGCCACTTCTACTAccagtggcgggggtgggggggccctccctgcctctgctcctaCGGAGACCAGACCATCGCTGGGGCCTGAGCCTGCCCTGAAGCTGGGCCTTGAGCTGCTCTCGGGGATGGtccagcccagagcagggctccaGGAGCGCGGGTGTCCTCACCAGGTGGGAGCTGGTGGTCCCTTGAAGACTGCCCAGGCCCACAGCCTCCCTGTCCCTGGGCTTCTTCCTGTGGCcacggcggcagcagcagcagacagcacagaggaggcaggagaCCATGAGGACGCCG comes from Mustela erminea isolate mMusErm1 chromosome 9, mMusErm1.Pri, whole genome shotgun sequence and encodes:
- the TNNI2 gene encoding troponin I, fast skeletal muscle, with the protein product MGDEEKRNRAITARRQHLKSVMLQIAATELEKEEGRRESEKQNYLSEHCPPLHLPSSMSEVQELCKQLHAKIDAAEEEKYDMEVRVQKSTKELEDMNQKLFDLRGKFKRPPLRRVRMSADAMLKALLGSKHKVCMDLRANLKQVKKEDTEKERDLRDVGDWRKNIEEKSGMEGRKKMFETEA
- the SYT8 gene encoding synaptotagmin-8 yields the protein MGHPLGPHSTPAPAGTTAIPIPDLIARLPWPRWAIIAIAVAAGVLMVSCLLCAVCCCCRRGHRKKPRDREAVGLGSLQGTTSSHLVQPDVDTSETAMEDAQHWGRLQLSLEYDFSRQEIKVGLKQAADLRACGPGGTADPYARVSLSTQAGHSHETRVHRGTLCPAFQETCCFHIPQEELAGATLRVQVLGSKRFSAPEPLGELSLPLGAVDLQHVLEQWYQLGPPGAAEPEPSGELCLSLRYVPSSGRMTVVVLEARGLSPGLADPYVKVQLMLNQRKWRKRKTAARKGTASPYFNEAFTFLVPFSQIQSVDLVLAVWARGPQFRAEPVGKVLLGARASGQPLRHWADMLAHARRPVAQWHPLRPAREVDRALGLKPRLHLTLPGSRD